One genomic region from Sphingobacterium sp. UGAL515B_05 encodes:
- a CDS encoding glycosyltransferase → MSGKQIFQTSSKKRWYAFSWMSRALVISLIIGVICVVYTLGKIQIPPFPTINTNTALTEKSTARLKKSKQFKEFTIVKSELEKIKRDRELKHLKHIGTKDRINMGFYVSSWSNEVREQSLSDLRRNIGHLDMVAMESFFTVPNQDTVVDKADTAALKVIHQYKRKAIAQISNFSGNDFDGQTVKAILLNPDKQQRFIDDILLKVKRNGFAGINIDFENLQLDDHKPLNDFMAHIYTVFHTEGLLVTQDISPENDDYDPIALQKYNDYIILMAYDQHSIESNAGAISHQAWVEKNLDELCNKIDADKVILALACYGYDWPKGSVGKTLTYDNAVILAHNYNAKITFDPESANLNFSYKDGAGMHHDVYFTDAATYFNLIRKADDWGLAGIALWRLGSEDSRLWSFISRSLDRENLQKEPFDFRKISQINVGGIQYIGDGEILDLVNSPAPGEVKFTYDPSTLMVQNQEYVKTPSNYVIKRFGEKDNTVVLTFDDGPDPTYTPQVLDILKKEHVPGAFFLVGVMAEKNMDLVRREYQEGHELGNHTFFHPDMSTIGPNRVKFELNATRKIIECITGHSTILFRAPFNADAEPQTVAEILPVAQSRKENYINIGEYIDPNDWLPGRTADEIYNEVIKQRDNGNIILLHDAGGNREATIAALPRIIHYFKSHGYKFATIGDLMGKKRDELMPPVENASDSGFSGSSNRLFLGTLFYGNIFLNLVFSIAIVLAIFRTAMIAYLAIRQKQKSKKERSQLVVEPREKVSVIIPAYNEEITVLATIKSLLNLDYPNYELIFVDDGSKDKTFEIVSKVYGDHPKVRLFTKPNGGKASALNYGIQQSEAQFVLCIDADTQLKTDALKQLMKYFNKPQVAAVAGSVKVGNVHNILTHWQSIEYITSQNMDRRAFDLLNMISVVPGAIGAFRRAVILEVGGFTTDTLAEDCDLTMRILRAGYTVRNSSEAIAYTEAPDTVKMLFKQRFRWSFGVLQSFWKNKQTLLNPKYGYFGMVGMPNILIFQIILPLFAPLADIFMLFSLVSGLFSLSEVNGISWTGIAGLFSLHNGFGQVMFYYFLFVLVDMFFAGIAFKMEGEKLSNLIYLFPQRFFWRQLMYFVLFKSVRKAIKGELNTWGTLKRTGGVKQVITSE, encoded by the coding sequence ATGTCAGGAAAACAGATTTTTCAGACGTCAAGCAAAAAGCGCTGGTACGCTTTTTCATGGATGAGCAGAGCATTGGTGATCAGTTTGATCATTGGTGTTATCTGTGTGGTTTATACATTGGGAAAGATTCAGATTCCTCCTTTTCCAACAATTAATACCAACACAGCATTGACTGAAAAGTCCACCGCCAGATTAAAAAAATCCAAACAATTTAAGGAGTTTACCATTGTAAAATCCGAATTAGAGAAGATTAAACGTGACCGCGAGCTGAAGCATTTGAAACATATTGGTACCAAAGATAGAATCAATATGGGGTTTTATGTCAGTTCTTGGTCTAATGAAGTCCGAGAGCAGTCTTTATCGGATCTACGCCGCAATATTGGTCATTTGGATATGGTTGCTATGGAATCCTTTTTTACTGTGCCTAATCAAGATACAGTAGTGGATAAAGCAGATACTGCTGCACTTAAGGTCATTCATCAATATAAGCGCAAAGCTATTGCACAGATTTCCAATTTCAGTGGTAATGATTTTGACGGGCAGACTGTAAAGGCTATTTTACTTAATCCGGATAAACAACAGCGTTTTATAGACGACATCCTTCTTAAAGTGAAGCGCAATGGCTTTGCCGGTATAAATATTGACTTTGAGAATTTACAGTTGGATGATCACAAGCCATTAAACGATTTTATGGCGCATATCTATACTGTATTTCATACGGAGGGCCTACTTGTCACACAGGATATCTCACCTGAAAATGATGATTACGATCCCATTGCCTTACAAAAATACAACGACTATATTATTTTGATGGCTTATGATCAACATTCCATTGAAAGTAATGCCGGCGCCATTTCACATCAGGCATGGGTCGAAAAAAATCTCGATGAACTTTGCAATAAGATCGATGCAGACAAGGTGATTCTGGCTTTGGCCTGTTATGGATATGATTGGCCAAAAGGCAGTGTCGGCAAGACATTGACTTATGATAATGCTGTTATTTTGGCGCATAATTACAATGCTAAGATTACTTTTGATCCCGAATCTGCAAATCTCAACTTTAGCTATAAAGATGGGGCAGGGATGCATCATGATGTGTATTTTACAGACGCTGCAACCTATTTTAATCTTATCCGCAAAGCAGATGACTGGGGGCTAGCTGGTATTGCACTTTGGCGTTTAGGAAGTGAAGACTCCCGTTTATGGTCATTTATTTCGAGATCATTGGACCGAGAAAATCTGCAAAAAGAACCTTTTGACTTTAGAAAGATAAGCCAGATCAATGTCGGTGGTATTCAATATATTGGGGATGGGGAAATTTTGGACTTGGTCAATAGTCCCGCTCCGGGAGAGGTGAAATTCACTTACGACCCATCAACGCTTATGGTTCAGAATCAGGAGTATGTAAAGACGCCAAGTAATTATGTAATCAAACGCTTTGGAGAAAAAGATAATACTGTGGTCCTGACCTTTGACGACGGTCCCGATCCTACGTATACACCACAAGTATTGGATATCTTAAAAAAGGAACATGTTCCCGGAGCTTTCTTTCTTGTTGGTGTTATGGCTGAGAAAAATATGGATCTGGTTCGGAGAGAATATCAAGAAGGACATGAACTCGGTAACCATACCTTTTTTCATCCTGATATGTCTACAATAGGGCCGAATCGCGTTAAGTTTGAACTGAATGCCACCCGAAAGATCATCGAATGCATAACCGGTCATAGTACAATTCTTTTCCGGGCTCCTTTTAATGCTGATGCCGAGCCACAGACTGTTGCTGAAATTCTGCCTGTTGCTCAGAGCCGGAAAGAGAACTACATCAATATCGGCGAGTATATTGATCCCAACGACTGGTTACCTGGTCGTACTGCAGATGAAATCTATAATGAAGTCATAAAACAACGCGATAATGGAAACATTATTCTATTACATGATGCCGGAGGCAATCGAGAAGCGACTATAGCCGCCTTGCCGCGTATTATTCATTATTTTAAATCTCATGGTTATAAATTTGCGACGATTGGAGATTTAATGGGGAAAAAACGTGATGAACTGATGCCTCCTGTAGAAAATGCTTCCGATTCGGGATTTAGTGGATCTTCCAACCGCTTGTTCTTAGGAACATTGTTTTACGGTAACATCTTCCTTAACTTGGTTTTTTCCATTGCAATTGTATTGGCAATTTTTAGAACAGCAATGATTGCTTATCTGGCAATCCGACAAAAACAAAAAAGTAAAAAAGAGCGATCTCAATTGGTTGTGGAGCCTCGTGAAAAGGTAAGTGTGATCATTCCTGCCTATAATGAGGAAATAACAGTTTTGGCAACGATAAAAAGCCTGTTGAATTTGGATTACCCCAACTATGAATTGATTTTTGTTGATGATGGATCAAAAGACAAGACTTTTGAGATTGTCAGTAAGGTGTATGGCGATCATCCTAAAGTAAGGTTATTTACAAAACCAAATGGGGGGAAAGCGTCTGCGCTTAACTATGGTATCCAACAATCCGAAGCACAGTTTGTGCTTTGTATCGATGCCGATACACAACTGAAAACAGATGCGTTAAAACAGTTGATGAAATATTTCAATAAACCTCAGGTCGCCGCTGTTGCGGGTAGTGTTAAAGTGGGAAATGTGCATAATATATTAACACATTGGCAATCGATCGAATATATCACCTCACAGAATATGGATCGGAGAGCGTTCGATTTGCTCAATATGATATCGGTCGTACCAGGAGCAATTGGGGCCTTCCGTAGAGCTGTTATTTTGGAAGTGGGTGGATTTACTACGGATACCTTAGCGGAAGATTGTGATTTAACCATGCGTATATTAAGAGCGGGTTATACCGTGCGAAATTCATCTGAAGCAATCGCTTATACGGAAGCACCAGATACGGTCAAAATGCTCTTCAAGCAACGTTTCCGTTGGAGTTTTGGTGTGTTGCAAAGTTTTTGGAAAAATAAACAGACCCTGTTGAATCCCAAATATGGCTATTTTGGTATGGTCGGAATGCCTAATATTCTGATTTTTCAGATTATACTGCCTTTATTTGCTCCGTTGGCCGATATTTTTATGTTATTCTCTCTCGTGAGTGGTCTTTTCTCCTTAAGCGAGGTAAATGGTATCAGCTGGACAGGAATTGCAGGATTATTTTCACTGCATAACGGTTTCGGTCAAGTGATGTTTTATTACTTCCTTTTTGTACTCGTGGATATGTTCTTTGCAGGTATTGCCTTTAAAATGGAAGGCGAGAAGCTTAGCAATTTAATTTATTTGTTTCCGCAGCGTTTTTTCTGGCGTCAACTGATGTACTTCGTTTTATTCAAGTCTGTCAGAAAAGCGATTAAAGGTGAATTAAATACTTGGGGTACTTTGAAACGGACAGGGGGAGTAAAGCAGGTAATAACAAGTGAATAA
- a CDS encoding NAD(P)H-hydrate dehydratase, protein MKILSAQQINKIDSETLKDQKISGIDLMERAATVVFEEIKKRHPRLEYSTFFIFCGKGNNGGDGLVLARLLDQQQAQVKVYLIDVEDYSADNLANQKRLPNHIIQKVAAQDQVAIPSDAIVLDCLFGYGLKRVLTTDWSGIISSINGCGARIYSVDMPSGLLADRKTAADVPIVKADLVYTFQFPKLALLLPENQWYVKDFKVLDIDLSQRAIEAAETNLFYVDEPLVRSFYRQRRKFDHKGTFGHTLIIGGSKGKMGAVQLALKAALRAGCGLASAYVPDGGNTILQTAVSEAMVITDPEQDFISQFPAIDGYQSVGIGIGMGTAPQTIDALKVFITRVNDTPLVLDADALNILAREPNLWAFVPAHSILTPHPKELSRILGAWQDDFEKMEKVKVFARKHQFYVLIKGANSAMVMPDGMVYFNSTGNVGMATGGSGDILTGIITSLLGQGYSSKEALIMGVYIHGGAADIAVKTIGTYSLLPSDTISHLSNAFLELEKDYDGLVH, encoded by the coding sequence ATGAAGATACTTTCCGCTCAGCAGATAAACAAAATTGATAGTGAAACCCTAAAGGATCAAAAAATTAGCGGTATAGACCTGATGGAACGAGCTGCAACAGTTGTTTTTGAGGAAATTAAAAAGCGTCATCCCCGATTGGAGTACAGTACCTTTTTCATCTTCTGCGGTAAAGGAAACAACGGCGGCGATGGCTTGGTGCTGGCCCGTCTGTTGGACCAACAACAGGCCCAAGTCAAGGTCTATTTAATCGATGTGGAGGATTACTCCGCTGATAATCTTGCCAATCAGAAGCGTTTACCCAATCATATCATTCAAAAAGTTGCTGCGCAAGACCAGGTTGCTATCCCTTCCGATGCAATCGTACTGGACTGCTTGTTTGGTTATGGATTAAAGCGTGTATTGACAACTGATTGGAGCGGTATAATTTCCAGTATAAATGGATGTGGTGCAAGAATCTATTCCGTCGATATGCCTTCTGGACTACTGGCAGATAGAAAGACTGCTGCAGATGTTCCAATTGTAAAGGCAGATTTGGTTTATACCTTTCAGTTTCCAAAGCTGGCCTTGCTGCTGCCCGAAAACCAATGGTATGTAAAAGACTTCAAGGTATTGGATATCGATCTTAGCCAACGAGCAATTGAAGCGGCAGAAACCAATCTTTTTTATGTCGACGAGCCGCTTGTCAGGTCCTTTTATCGGCAACGAAGGAAATTTGATCATAAGGGAACATTTGGTCATACCCTGATTATTGGCGGAAGTAAAGGTAAAATGGGGGCTGTTCAGCTTGCGTTAAAAGCGGCTCTCCGAGCGGGCTGCGGTTTAGCTTCCGCTTATGTGCCTGACGGTGGCAATACCATCTTACAGACCGCTGTGTCCGAAGCGATGGTGATAACAGATCCTGAGCAGGATTTTATTAGCCAATTCCCGGCAATCGATGGCTACCAGTCTGTGGGTATCGGAATCGGCATGGGAACAGCGCCGCAGACAATTGATGCGCTAAAGGTATTTATAACCCGTGTTAATGATACTCCTTTGGTATTAGATGCTGATGCCTTGAATATTCTTGCCCGCGAACCGAATCTTTGGGCTTTCGTTCCGGCGCACAGTATATTGACTCCCCATCCCAAAGAACTTAGCCGGATATTGGGTGCTTGGCAAGATGATTTCGAAAAGATGGAGAAAGTGAAAGTTTTTGCGCGTAAACATCAGTTTTACGTGTTAATAAAAGGAGCTAATAGTGCTATGGTTATGCCCGATGGAATGGTGTACTTCAATAGTACAGGCAATGTTGGGATGGCAACAGGAGGCAGTGGCGATATCCTGACGGGGATAATTACCTCCTTGCTTGGACAGGGCTATTCTTCCAAAGAGGCTTTAATTATGGGGGTATATATCCATGGGGGCGCGGCAGATATTGCCGTAAAGACCATCGGTACCTATTCCCTGTTACCGTCGGATACCATTAGTCATCTTTCCAATGCATTTCTCGAATTAGAAAAGGATTATGATGGATTGGTACATTGA
- a CDS encoding GNAT family N-acetyltransferase, which produces MMDWYIEQVFAARTWKLRKEVFSPEGKLAEVMLDGDFEATHFAAYDGNDVVGVLSLISLGDTYTIHFLAVAPHVRLKGVGTALLKHARLFIHTFAGKYLLANVTGDQQHFWTSNGFVLLKQHEDTVTYSLSITDDPID; this is translated from the coding sequence ATGATGGATTGGTACATTGAACAAGTCTTTGCTGCCCGGACCTGGAAACTTCGAAAAGAGGTTTTCTCTCCCGAAGGTAAGCTGGCTGAAGTGATGTTGGATGGCGATTTTGAAGCGACGCATTTTGCGGCCTACGATGGAAACGACGTGGTAGGCGTGCTGAGCCTGATTAGTTTAGGTGATACTTATACAATCCATTTCCTCGCTGTTGCTCCACATGTAAGGCTGAAAGGTGTAGGTACAGCATTATTGAAGCATGCGCGACTATTTATCCATACGTTTGCTGGTAAATATCTTCTTGCAAATGTGACCGGCGATCAGCAACATTTTTGGACAAGTAATGGATTTGTTCTTCTAAAACAGCATGAAGATACCGTCACCTATTCATTATCTATAACAGATGATCCTATAGATTAA
- a CDS encoding sugar O-acetyltransferase produces MKSAKEKMIAGLPYIDSEGQLFKERQYAKEELKRFNDSEPKQLKFRKQIIQKLFKATGTRFFLEPPFRCDYGYNITIGENFYSNYNCTILDGAPVTIGENVLFGPNVSLFTAGHPLHFEARNQGWEFALPIVIEDNVWIGGHVVVNPGVRIGKNSVIGSGSVVTKDIPADVIAAGNPCRVIRNITEADRITYTENL; encoded by the coding sequence ATGAAATCAGCAAAGGAAAAAATGATTGCCGGCCTTCCTTACATCGATTCGGAGGGGCAATTATTTAAGGAAAGACAATACGCAAAAGAAGAACTGAAGCGATTTAACGATTCAGAGCCTAAACAACTGAAATTCAGAAAACAGATTATTCAAAAGCTGTTTAAAGCGACGGGAACTCGATTCTTTCTCGAACCTCCTTTTCGTTGCGATTATGGATATAATATTACGATCGGTGAGAACTTTTACAGCAATTATAACTGTACGATTTTAGACGGCGCACCGGTTACCATAGGTGAGAATGTATTATTTGGGCCTAATGTAAGCCTCTTCACAGCGGGTCATCCGCTCCATTTTGAAGCAAGAAATCAAGGTTGGGAATTTGCTTTGCCGATCGTTATCGAAGATAATGTATGGATCGGTGGACATGTTGTCGTCAACCCCGGTGTGCGAATCGGAAAAAATTCGGTCATTGGTTCTGGATCGGTCGTCACAAAAGATATACCAGCGGATGTCATAGCTGCAGGTAATCCCTGCCGGGTCATACGTAACATCACCGAAGCGGATCGGATCACCTACACTGAAAATCTGTAG